Proteins found in one Coffea eugenioides isolate CCC68of chromosome 5, Ceug_1.0, whole genome shotgun sequence genomic segment:
- the LOC113771517 gene encoding F-box protein CPR1-like has translation MEGASEINLNEEIVMEILLRLPVKSLIKFNCVCRGWRDLINSRRFINMHLCLAQSTEYIIVKRLRDEDNKNVLSFHSPADESLLAAAPELELPELDEANWPLQLIGPCNGIVCLRDFHEGIHLCNPMMRKFRTLPQSSFGSPGGFLRQTHVVGLGFDSTIDDYKVVRIFESSLYDFRAEIYNLSTDSWRQVDAILPPVILRDCFDLLFNGFFHWSAGPKSSPHILSFDTGAEVFKEIKYPNGWLGEQAEPESVGHSLVVLDDSMALILFSRGGRLLNSELYDNSEQYIEIWAMMEYGVEESWVKKFFLGPFSGIQCILSFWNNDKLLADCCKQLVSFGIQNDSMLKKYDIKGFYLQLVILKESLVSLY, from the coding sequence ATGGAGGGCGCAAGTGAGATAAATCTAAATGAAGAAATCGTTATGGAGATCCTACTGAGGTTGCCCGTCAAATCATTGATAAAATTCAACTGTGTTTGTAGAGGTTGGCGTGATTTGATCAATAGTCGTCGCTTCATCAATATGCATCTCTGCCTTGCGCAAAGCACGGAGTACATAATCGTCAAGCGTTTAAGAGATGAAGATAACAAAAATGTGTTGTCATTCCATTCTCCAGCTGATGAATCTCTTCTAGCTGCAGCCCCTGAATTGGAGCTGCCTGAACTTGATGAAGCTAATTGGCCCCTGCAGCTAATTGGCCCCTGCAATGGGATAGTTTGCCTCAGGGATTTTCATGAAGGAATACATTTGTGTAATCCAATGATGCGAAAATTTCGAACACTTCCTCAGAGTTCCTTTGGCAGCCCAGGAGGATTCCTCCGACAGACACATGTTGTGGGGTTGGGGTTTGACAGCACTATTGACGACTACAAGGTCGTCAGAATTTTTGAATCCTCCCTTTATGATTTTCGAGCTGAGATATACAACTTGAGTACTGATTCTTGGAGACAAGTGGATGCCATTCTGCCACCAGTTATACTTCGCGATTGTTTCGACCTACTTTTCAACGGATTTTTCCATTGGAGCGCAGGCCCGAAATCTAGCCCGCATATTCTTTCTTTTGATACGGGAGCTGAGGTATTCAAAGAGATCAAGTATCCTAATGGCTGGCTAGGAGAACAAGCAGAACCGGAATCGGTGGGGCACAGTCTTGTTGTTTTAGATGATTCCATGGCGTTGATTTTATTTTCAAGAGGAGGCAGATTGTTAAATAGTGAATTGTATGACAATTCAGAACAGTACATTGAGATATGGGCAATGATGGAATACGGTGTTGAGGAGTCTTGGGTAAAGAAGTTTTTCTTGGGACCTTTTTCAGGAATCCAGTGCATATTATCTTTTTGGAACAATGACAAACTCCTTGCAGATTGTTGCAAGCAGTTGGTTTCATTTGGTATCCAAAATGATTCCATGTTGAAGAAATATGATATTAAAGGATTTTACCTACAACTCGTAATTCTAAAGGAAAGTTTGGTTTCTCTCTATTGA